AAATTTGGTTTGAAGTGGTGTACGGTGAATGTCCGGACTGGGTAAAGGAGCACATCAGTCAATCCCCGATTGATCTGTTTTTGGTTTGCGATACCGATTTGCCTTGGATTCCGGATTCCGTTCGTGAAAATGGTGGGGAAAAGCGCGATGAACTAATGGAAATGTATTGCCGCGAAATAGAGTCTTTCGGATTTCCTTATGCAATTGTTTCAGGTAGCGGTAAGGCTCGTTTGAACAATGCCCTGAAGTTTATTCACGAAAAATTATGAAACCATAACCGGTCACTTTTGTTAGCATCACATACAAAATATCGGTAACTTTAAATAGGGGTAACATTTTTTGAGACTGACTTAACAGGTCTCACTTGTTTACCTTTTAGTTTTGCCTGTATCGTCAGATGGCGTTTTTCGGACATGTACTTCGTTGTCGAAACCCTCGCCGTTGGCGCTGAAAATAACCCACATGAAGATTGCACAAAACATTACGGAATTGATTGGCCAAACTCCTTTGGTCCGGTTAAACAAGTTGACAAAGGGCATAGAAGCCGAAGTTTTGGTGAAACTGGAGTCATTTAACCCCGGAGGCTCGGTAAAGGATCGGTTGGGACTGGCCCTAATTCAGGCAGCTGAGCGGGATGGCTTAATCAACGAAAATACAACCATCATTGAACCGACAAGCGGAAACACCGGTGTTGGATTGGCCATGGTTTGTGCATCGAAAGGTTATGCATTGAAGATTGTCATGCCTGAAACAGCAACGGTAGAACGCCGTATGATTATTGAGGCGTACGGAGCGGAAGTCATTCTAACTCCCGGAAAGGAAGGAATGAAGGGTTCTATTGTCAAGGCCGAACAATTACAAGCTGAAATCCCGGATAGTTTCATTCCCATGCAGTTTACCAATCCGGCGAATCCGGAAATGCACCGGAAAACGACGGCTTATGAGATATGGAATGATACCGATGGTATGGTGGATATCTTTGTTGCCGGGGCCGGAACAGGAGGAACCATAACGGGAGTTTCCGAGGAACTGAAAAAACTGAATCCGAAAATCCGGACCATGGTTGTAGAGCCGGAAGATTCGGCCATATTATCAGGGAAGGAGCCGGGAGGACATAAAATTCAGGGTATTGGCCCCGGATTTATTCCGGAAGTGTTGAATACCTCGAGTTACGATGAAGTCTGTTGCGTTTCGAATGACCACGCTTACGAAACAGCCAGAAGACTAAGTAAGGAAGAAGGAATTTTTTGTGGAATTTCATCGGGCGCGAATGTTTATGCGGCGATCGAAATAGCCAGGTGGCCGGAAAACAAGAACAAGCGAATTGTAACCATTATTTGCGATACAGGAGAACGATATTTAAGCACCCCATTATTCAGTAATCATCATGAGAAAGATTAATCAGAAAGATATAGACAACCGTTTGACAAAAGCCATCAGGGAGTTGTCAGATCCCAAATCGTATGATTTGGTATGTCACGAACATCGCTTGGGAGAGCCCATGCCGTCGATTGATAAACTGGCAAAAATGGTCGATAAAATCAGACAGATCATTTTCCCGGGATATTTTGGCGACATCAACTTAAACCTCGGGACTATTGAGTATTATATCGGGGTGATGATTGATGAAGTATTTGAACTGATTTCGGAGCAAATTCTTGCCGGGTTATGTTTCTCATGTAGTAGTGACAGCGAACGTCCGGAGATGCTA
This Prolixibacter sp. NT017 DNA region includes the following protein-coding sequences:
- a CDS encoding AAA family ATPase → MAEKIKHIVITGPESTGKTELARGLAEHFQTTWVPEYARSYVENLGRPYTRKDVETIARHQLLQEKEFQAKAQNGFLFFDTWLIITKIWFEVVYGECPDWVKEHISQSPIDLFLVCDTDLPWIPDSVRENGGEKRDELMEMYCREIESFGFPYAIVSGSGKARLNNALKFIHEKL
- the cysK gene encoding cysteine synthase A, with amino-acid sequence MKIAQNITELIGQTPLVRLNKLTKGIEAEVLVKLESFNPGGSVKDRLGLALIQAAERDGLINENTTIIEPTSGNTGVGLAMVCASKGYALKIVMPETATVERRMIIEAYGAEVILTPGKEGMKGSIVKAEQLQAEIPDSFIPMQFTNPANPEMHRKTTAYEIWNDTDGMVDIFVAGAGTGGTITGVSEELKKLNPKIRTMVVEPEDSAILSGKEPGGHKIQGIGPGFIPEVLNTSSYDEVCCVSNDHAYETARRLSKEEGIFCGISSGANVYAAIEIARWPENKNKRIVTIICDTGERYLSTPLFSNHHEKD